From Ictalurus punctatus breed USDA103 chromosome 26, Coco_2.0, whole genome shotgun sequence:
ATTGTAACTGATTACAATATTGGGATTGAACAGATATGTTCTCAGTGAATATAAATACTGATATGAATAGAAGGCACTTCTATTTATTTggctctttttttaatcaaatagtGTTCAATATCACCATATAAGAATATTTACTTTCACACAgaacaaagtaaaagtaaatctTCCTGGAAGTCATAAaggcattaaaatgaaatggatCCCAGATTGATCTCACAGCAGCACTGTTTCTCCGCTTCGCAGTAGGTTCTGATAACGAGTCTAGTGAACTTCGGGAAAGTAACAAACCCCAAAAACTGAAGCAAatctaattattaaatattattagatgTTGCCGTCAACTATAAACAGCAAAAAGCTTGTCAGTGCATCTGTTTAAGGAGTTAAATAAAGTTCCGTTCTGCAACTTGCGATTTGTTATAATTGTTGTAGATTTGATCATTTATCAATTAAATGAAttgttcatttttgttgttttttataaatattttcagaTGCAGGAGTGTAGTGATCTGCTGGGTATTCCACTGAGCAACATCTTCCCTGTGAAGAACTATCAAGAGGAGGTGGATACGAACGATGACATGGATGTTCTGATCCTCAGGGCGCTCGATCAGATCGTGAATCTCACCAACGATGCCCTGGAAGACCAAAAACCTAGTGAGAAATCTGAGTGAAGGCTgattttgttgttcttgttgttcttTTCCACCCCTACACCAGTGCAGAGTATTTATGACCgtgaaaaaacatgaaatcGTGTCTAAAgtacattattaaagtaaagATAATTTATTCTACTGTAATCATAACTGGTTTGTGTTTCTGTCGCTGTCACGTTCCTACTGCACTCTGGACTTTTTATATtccattaaattaataaatataatgatgttTGGTCctacttcttttttaagattTATACCATTACACTAAACATGTTTTGACAAATgcaaataacacaaacacaagtAATGTACAATACTGTTTCATAGTTCATACATAAATATGCAGGACTAAAACatcagaaaataaagagagactcGTAAGagaaactgtttatagctgcgagAGCAGAAGCAATAACAGAAGATAACTTCTatcgtggatgttccacaacactgaatgcatctaattaataaaacttatttaataaaaattgtaatcagtgATAAATGACTGTAATAAGAATTAAACACtgcaggacgtgctgttataggaaaagcaTCTTCATATCATATTagaattcctgttttagtcttaTTGTAGATAATAAACTGTTCATCCTATTGTACAGATTTGCCTCAAGTTATCATCATGACAAAAGTGGATGAAATCTGCCCTCTGGTTAAAGATGACCTAAGAAAGGTCTACACCAGCAAGAAGATCAAAGAAAAGGtaattgtgtaattaaatggtgTATATTAGGATTGTAACTGATTACAATATTGGGATTGAACAGATATGTTCtcaatgaatgtaaatactATATATCATATAGCTGCGAGAGCAGAAGCAATAACAGAAGATAACTTCTATCatgatgttccacaacaatgAATGCATctaattaataaaaactttaattaataaaaattgtaatcagtgATAAATTACAGTGATAAGAATTAATCACTGCAGGTATTCATCCTATTGTACAG
This genomic window contains:
- the LOC124627504 gene encoding interferon-induced protein 44-like, with the protein product MTKVDEICPLVKDDLRKVYTSKKITGKMQECSDLLGIPLSNIFPVKNYQEEVDTNDDMDVLILRALDQIVNLTNDALEDQKPSEKSE